Proteins encoded by one window of Methanobrevibacter oralis:
- a CDS encoding ATPase produces the protein MTESNEFSKSKKGVLKFLKIIGVDSRFISYTPEKIYINNLRFSKFSRKREDIFKKQFSDIEVVRNSLFQKICSKSSKVLSDIEPNSVILIPKNNELMEIILEPYTRKYGVKLVYSGGHDLIANPLILDDEVNSIFSSIFKGEGINFGKKEGEIYPFINVSKKWINSFLEMDNKECINGSNGDELANSFMKFLEDVVPQYRENVLKASEFIEEKLKIKQ, from the coding sequence ATGACAGAGTCGAATGAATTTTCAAAGTCTAAAAAAGGTGTGTTGAAATTTCTTAAAATTATTGGAGTGGATAGTCGCTTTATAAGTTACACTCCAGAAAAAATTTATATTAACAATCTACGTTTTTCTAAATTTTCAAGAAAACGAGAAGATATTTTTAAAAAACAATTTAGTGATATTGAAGTTGTAAGGAACTCCTTATTTCAAAAAATATGCTCAAAATCATCGAAAGTATTATCTGATATTGAACCAAACAGTGTTATTTTAATTCCAAAAAACAATGAATTAATGGAAATTATTTTAGAGCCATATACTCGTAAATACGGTGTTAAATTAGTTTATAGTGGAGGTCATGATTTAATAGCCAATCCTTTAATATTGGATGATGAAGTAAATTCAATTTTTTCAAGTATTTTTAAAGGAGAAGGCATTAATTTTGGAAAAAAAGAAGGTGAAATTTATCCATTTATTAACGTTTCAAAAAAATGGATCAATTCCTTTTTAGAAATGGATAATAAGGAGTGTATTAACGGGTCAAATGGAGATGAGCTAGCTAATTCATTCATGAAATTTTTAGAAGATGTAGTCCCTCAATATAGGGAAAATGTCCTTAAAGCTTCTGAATTTATAGAAGAAAAATTAAAAATTAAACAATGA
- a CDS encoding shikimate dehydrogenase, which translates to MNIQGSTKIVGLIGQPIEHTFSPPMHNAAFMKLGLDYVYLPFSVNPINLKSAISGAKSLSIQGLNVTIPHKIDVIKYLDELDEIAKLIGAVNTIDFKNLKGYNTDGIGAIKAIEEVSNVKNKNVIVSGAGGASRAISFYLAKFGVESLTILNRNVVKAEKLANDILNSDLIGNIKTDSLENISKYLTKSDILINTTPLGMNPSLEAVSIANANDMHEDLVVFDAVYNPNETVLLKEAIKAGAKPVYGIKMLLYQGAESFEIWTGKKAPIKAMYESLIKTLNL; encoded by the coding sequence ATGAATATTCAAGGTAGTACAAAAATCGTTGGTTTAATTGGTCAACCTATTGAACACACTTTTTCACCACCGATGCATAATGCAGCTTTTATGAAATTAGGATTAGATTATGTTTATCTTCCATTTAGTGTTAATCCTATTAATTTAAAATCTGCAATAAGCGGTGCTAAATCATTAAGTATTCAGGGACTAAATGTAACAATTCCACATAAAATAGATGTAATTAAGTATCTAGATGAATTAGATGAAATCGCAAAGCTAATTGGTGCAGTAAATACGATCGATTTTAAAAATTTAAAAGGATACAATACAGATGGGATTGGGGCTATTAAAGCTATTGAAGAAGTATCTAATGTTAAAAATAAAAATGTTATTGTTTCAGGTGCTGGTGGTGCTTCAAGAGCTATTTCATTTTATTTAGCTAAATTTGGTGTTGAATCATTAACAATTTTAAATAGAAATGTTGTAAAAGCAGAAAAATTAGCTAATGATATTTTAAATTCCGATTTGATTGGAAATATTAAAACAGATTCACTTGAAAATATTAGCAAATATTTAACTAAAAGTGATATTTTAATTAACACAACACCGCTAGGAATGAACCCGAGTTTAGAGGCTGTTTCAATAGCTAATGCGAATGATATGCATGAAGATTTAGTAGTATTTGATGCGGTTTATAATCCTAATGAAACAGTTCTATTAAAAGAAGCAATTAAAGCTGGAGCAAAACCTGTTTATGGGATAAAAATGTTATTATATCAAGGTGCAGAAAGTTTTGAGATATGGACAGGTAAAAAAGCACCAATAAAAGCAATGTATGAAAGCCTAATAAAAACACTTAATTTATGA